The Balneola vulgaris DSM 17893 DNA window TGGAGCTACCGCTTCTGATTTATTAACATCGCCCACTACCATGAAATCTGCCACTGATGGGGAGATATAATTATTGTAGTATGCTTTTAAATCATCGAGTGTAATAGATTCCACGCTCTCGGTCGTCCCATTGGCATCATACGACATGATATGTCCTTCACCGAATAACAACTTGTTATATACACTCGCTGCAATACTGTTTGGATTCGCACTTTGCTGAGCAATATTACTTAATACGCTTTGTTTAGCGAGATCGAATTCTGTTTCATCCCAACGAGGCTCTAGAAGCATCTCTTCTACTAGTTGCATGGTGGCATCATAATTTCTTGTCAGAGTAGTTCCAGAAATTGTGATAGCTTCTTTGCCTCCACTAACGCGAATAGTTGCACCTAATAAGTTTATGGCTTCTTCTAACTCAGCTGGAGTTTTATTTGCCGTTCCTTTATTCATTAACTCCGCCATCAAGTTGGAAACACCTGTTTTTGACGGGTCTTCTAGCATTAGCCCACCATCAATTTCTAGCCTAAATTGAACGATTGGAAGCTCATTATTTTCGATACCGTGAACGGCTAAGCCATTCGATAGAGTAGTATTCCAAACATCTGGTACTTTCACATCTGGATTGTCACCATAAGGTGGTTCAACAGAACGGTCGAAGCTAGAAGGAGTTTTTTCATACTCACTGCTTGCTGGTAGTGTAAACTGTTCGTTGGCTGCACCTTGAACAATCTTTTCTTCTACAACCTCAGCAGGTACAGAACCTTCCACTATCAACTCCTTCTGGCCTTTAGGCACGAAACTAGTGGCTACATAATTTTTCCCTTTGATGTATTTTTCATACACCGTCATTACATCTTCTTTAGTTACCGCTAATACATATTCGATATCTTTGTTAATGTATCCTGGGTCGCCTGCAAAAATATTATACTGTGCTAGTTGGAAGGCTTTACCTAGTACACTTGATAATCCGTTATAGAATTGCGTTTCAATACCCGCTTTAATTCGCTTAAGATCTTTATCGGAAATTCCTTCTTCTTCAAACTTATTAAATGCTTCTTGAACCGCTATTTTCACCTCATCTAAATCTGTGTTTGGGTATGCACGCACAATGAGAGCCGTCTCGCCAGCAATTTCACTATTCTGGCTAAACATGAACACATTGGATGTAAGCTGTTTGTCTTCAACAAGTACCTGATTAAACGGTGCTGTTTTACCGTCTACTAAAAACTGCGTTAGCACATCTAAGGCATATGTATCAGGATGATATTGTTCAACCGTTGGCCATACCATTCTGAATTCTGGTAATCGAGCAAAGTTATCCTCGTAATACAGCTCTTTAGTTTCAGTAAGTGTTACTGGTTGCTTAGGAAGTGGCGTAATTTCTTCACCTCTTGGGATTTCATCGAAGTACTTATGCACCCATTCTTTTGCCTGTGCAACATCGAAGTCACCGGCTATAACTAAGGTAGCGTTGTTCGGTACATACCACTTTCTATAAAACTCCTTTACATCCGCAAGGGTAGCATTCTGAAGATCTTCGAGAGATCCAATCACTTGCCAATTATACGGATGACTTTCAGGGTATAAATTTTTACCCACTACGTAATTTACGTGGCCGTATGGTTGGTTATCTACGCCTTGGCGCTTCTCATTTTTTACTACCTGCTTTTCTTTTGCAACCACTTCTTCGGTTACTGTGTTAATGAAGTAACCCAGTTTGTCGGCTTCCGCCCATATCATTTTCTCAAGGGCATCATTTGGCACCGTTTGGAAGTAATTGGTTCGATCTCGGCTGGTAGACCCGTTGGCACCGGAGCCACCAATTCGGCTACTCATTTTGTCTAAGCCACCTTTACCAAGGTTTTCCGATTCTAGGAATAGTAAATGCTCAAATAAGTGAGCGAAACCCGTTTTACCCTCTTTTTCTCTTGCTGAACCAACATGAAATGTTAAAGCTACAGCTGTTACTGGATCTGATTCATCTTTATGAAAGATTACTTCTAACCCATTATCTAAGGTCATCTTCTCATAGTTCACAGTAAAATCTGCTTGTTTATTTTGTGAACAGGCTCCTATAAGACCTACAACCCCTATCAAGACTAATAGTTTTTTAATCTGATTATTCATTACTCATTATTTAATTAAAAATGTTATCCGAATATAGGACGTAAGCCAAACAGTTTAGTTAAAAGATCAATAAAGTTTTACACTATAAAGAAGCACTGTATTCTTACAAATTTCTTAAAGACTTGATCTCTATCGCTTCCATTTATTTGCGTCTATATTTTGATAAAAGAAAATGAATCAATGGCTTACAATATAAATTACTGATAGGCCTATTACATTTTCTTACAAGCATATCCAATTCGTTTCATATACATTAAATGCTATTCTCCCAAGCACTTATATAGCTAACTAAATTAGGGACCATTGCTCGGGGCAATGGATAATTCAAAAACAACTACTATGAAGATTACTAAACTACTATTACTGGTTTTCTTGATGGTGCCTTTAGTGGCCCAAGCTCAAAAGAAAACCAATAAGAAGAATAGTTCAGATATTGTACTGAACGAGAAACATTTTAACGGATTGAAATGGCGGAATATCGGTCCATTTCGTGGAGGTAGAAGTGTTGCCGTTGCTGGCGTTGTAGACCAGCCGCTCACCTATTATATGGGAACCACTGGAGGTGGAGTTTGGAAGACGGTTAATGCGGGTAATACCTGGAAAAACATATCAGATGGATACTTCAAAACTGGATCGGTAGGTGCTATCGGAGTATCTGAAAGCAATCCTAACATCGTTGTTGTAGGAATGGGTGAGCATGCTGCACGTGGTGTAATGACTTCAATGGGTGACGGCGTTTATAAATCTACCGACGCTGGCAAAACTTGGAAGCATATTGGTTTAGATAAAACTCGCCACATCTCGGATGTAATCATCCACCCTACGAATCCGGATATCATTTTTGTATCAGGCCAAGGAGCGCAATATGGCCCAAATGAAGAACGAGGTATTTTCAGAACCATGGATGGTGGAGAAACTTGGGAGAAAGTGCATTATGTAGATGAGAATACGGGTGCTGTAGCACTGTCTATGGATATGACAAACCCACTTATTTTATACGCAGCTATGTGGGAACACCGTCGCTATCCATGGACGATGGTATCAGGTGGCGAAAAGTCGGGCTTTTATAAATCAACCGACGGTGGTGATACTTGGAAGCAGCTTAAAAACGGACTTCCAAAAGTAATGGGTAAGGCTGGTATCTCTGTATCTCGAGCTAATCCAAACAGAGTATATGCTGTGATTGAAGCCAAAGATGATGAGGCGGGTGTGTATCGTTCAGACAATGCTGGAATGTCGTGGAAACTAGTGAACAAAGATCGCAATAACGTAACTCGTTCGTGGTACTACATGGAGATTTTTGCCGATCCACAGGATGAAAATGTAGTGTATGTACTTAATGCACCGACTAATAAATCTATAGATGGTGGGGTAACCTTCACAAATGTACCGGTACCACATGGTGATACGCATGACATGTGGATCAATCCTACCGACAACCAAAAAATGGTTCACGCCAACGATGGTGGTGGCAATGTTTCTTTGGATGGTGCCCGTTCGTGGAGCACCCAACAAAATCAACCAACAGCACAGTTTTATCGTGTTAATACCGACAACTTGGTGCCATACAATGTATATGGTGGGCAGCAAGATAACTCAGCGATTCGCATTGCAAGCCGTACCACAGATGGTGGCATCGACTGGAAAGATTGGGAATCGGTAGCAGGTTGTGAAAGTGCATATGCCGCCTTCGATCCTGATAACCCTGTTGTTGTTTATGGAGGATGTTACCAAGGTATCATTGGCAAGTGGATGGAAGCCTCTAAACAAGAAAAGCCTATTAAAGAATATGCTGAATTGGGTTTAGGTATAGTGCCTAAAGACTTCAAGTACAGATACAACTGGAATGCTCCAATTATCAGTTCTCCACATGATCCTAGTACTATTTACCATGTAGGTAATGTAGTATTCAAAACTACCAACGAAGGCGATAGCTGGGAAGTAATCAGCCCTGATTTAACACGAAACGACAAGTCGAAGCAAGGACCTGGTGGTGGACCATTTACGAACGAAGGTGCAGGTGGTGAAAATTACAACACCATTATGTACTTGGTGGAATCACCCCATGAAGAAGGAGTACTCTATGTAGGTACCGATGATGGTTTGGTGCATATCACCAGAGATGGCGGGACAAACTGGACGAACATCACCCCTAAAGGAATGCCTGAAGGCATTGTGAATAGCATCGAAGTTTCACCACATGACCCTGCAACGGCTTACATGGTGATGATGAACTACAAAGCTATGGACCTGAGCAATTACATCTACAAAACAGATAACTATGGTAAATCATGGAAGAAAATTGTAGATGGAATTGAAGATGAGCACACATTCACCCGTGTTGTTCGTGAAGATCCTAAGCGAAAAGGTTTACTGTACGCTGGTACCGAAACAGGTTTATATGTATCGCTAAATGATGGCAAAAAATGGGAGCGTTTTCAGTTAAACCTTCCTGTTGTGCCTATTAACGATTTAAAATTCCAAGATAATGACCTTGTTGCTGCAACTGCAGGACGTTCTTTCTGGATCTTAGATGATGTGGCAGCCCTTCAAAACTTTAAAGCTAAAAGTGATGAGCTAGCTATCTTCAAACCAAAAGACACTTATTTGTTCTTTAATGGAGCTAGCCGAAGTCCACTTATTGGTCATAATCCTCCTCAAGGGGTAACGATGGACTATTACCTTCCAGAAGTAACCGACAGCACTGAACTTACTTTGGAAGTGTTAGATGGAAGTACAGTAATTCGTTCATATAGCAATAAAGCGGATACTGAAACTAAAACATGGACGGGTGGTCCTTCGAAAGACCCTCTACTTCCTGCTAAAAAAGGGTATAACCGATTTACATGGAACTTCCATAGAGAATCATTACCGGGTGTAGAAGGAGTATTCGTTTTAGGTGATTACAACGGTGCTCGCGTAGCTCCGGGCACGTATACCCTACGACTCACTCAAGATGGAAAGACCTCGGAAACTAAGGTTACAGTACTTCCTAACCCTAATATTGATACCAATCCTGCGGATTACAGAGAGCAACAACGTGTTCTAGCTGAAATCGCCGATGCGGTTACGGATATTCATACTTCTGTAAATCAAATGCGTTCTGCAAAAGCACAGCTTGAAACCTATGCTAAGTTGCTCAAAGACCACTCAGGCGCTGAAGAATTATTAGCCAAAGGTGAAGCTTTAATTAAGCGAATTGATAGCTGGGAACAGCACCTCATTCAACCTAAACAAAAGACTTTTCAAGATGTGATTAACTATCACAATCAGCTCAATGCTAAGTTTATTCACCTAAAAGGATATGTAGATGCTGCCGATCCTACCGTAACTCTTGGTGCAAAAGAACGATTGGCTGACTTACAAGCTGATTGGAAAGTGTATGAACGCGAACGTGATGCTATTATAAACAATGAGATGAGTGAATATAATCGCATGTATAAACAATTAGGCTTACCTGCAATAATCATGGATTAACGCATGATTTAACATGTAAAACTTAACGTGTATTCTGGAATGGAAGGTGATCATTATTTCGCCTTCCATTCTTTTTTTCTACCTTTGGCATGCAAGGGGTGCTTAACATTTGTTAGGCTGAGATTACACCCATAACCTGATCTGGATAATGCCAGCGTAGGCTAAAAAAACACTTCTATTCTGTGAAGTTGTACATCTCGCCCACCCTTTTGCTCAATTTAAAATATTTCATCTGCACGAATGAGCAACTTAGAGAAAAAGCAATTTGGGTTAACCACCAAGAAGGTTCAAAAATGGAAAGGACGCGACGAATGGTTCTTTAATCGAGAGCACACCGATGTGTATGAAGATTATTATGAAGGACCTTATAAAAGAGCCGAAGTTTGGCAAAAGAAAGTGCTTGGGGAGTTACTCACCAAAGATGAACGAGTAAAAACTTTATTGGAATATGGTTGTGGCACCACCCGTTTCACTCGATGGTGGCATAACATCGGAATTGAAGCCATGGGCGCCGACATCTCCCCTTTTATGCTTTCACATGCTGTGAAACTCTTTGATGGCGACTTAGTTTGGGCCGATTCACATCACATGCCCTTCAAAGATCATAGTTTTGATGCACTCGCTTTTGTTGCCACCTTTGCCTACTACAAAGACCCTATTAAAGTGATACAAGAAGCTGTTCGAGTAGGTAAATATGGAGTGTTGTTTGGGATCATGAATAAAAATACTCCCAAGTTAGTACGTCGCAGAGTTCAGCAAGCTTTTGGTAAAAACGCTTACTATGAAACGGCCAATTTCTACACTCCTAAAACCCTCATAAGCACTATTCACAAAGCTCTTGAAGGGCGCAACTACACTATTGAATGGACCTCAACGGGCTTACCAAAATGGTTCCCTGTTCAACAATGGGGACTCCCAGTAGGTGATTTCTTTTCTCTTTATGTGAAACTAACCGATGTAGACTAATGAGTGCTTTTGTAGATCAATCTGGAAAAGTTGCCCTTTCTATCTTCGACGATCTCTTCGAAGGTAAATTTGGTAAGCAACGCAAAGAGGTACTACAAGGACCAAAATTTGGTGTAGATACTTCTGTGATTGATTTAGGTAGCGGACAAGGTTTGGTAGTATCTAGTGATCCGCTATCCCTCATTCCCTCATTAGGCTTAAAAGAATCGGCATGGTTATCTGTGCAATTATTGGTGAATGATATGGCTACAAGTGGCCATGCTCCTCAATTTGCTCAATTCACTTTAAATCTACCGCCGGAGTTATCGAAAGATGATTTTAAAACCTACTGGGGTTATATACACGAATTCTGTAGTGACGTTGGTGTAGCAATAACGGGTGGACATACGGGGCAGATTCCTGGGCAAAACTCTACCATTGCTGGTGGTGGAACCATGTTTCTAAAAGCACCCCTTGAACGAATCATTAGCAGTGCTGGAGTTTCAGGTGGGGACGCAATTATTGTAACTAAGCAAGCTGCTATGACGGCCTCCTCCATACTTGCTAAAAGCTTTCCCCATACAGTGAAAGAACACATCGGTGAAGCACTACTTCATGAAGCTCAAGACAATTTCTTTCGAACATCGGTATTGCAAGAAGCACAAATTGCTGCCTCTACCCTTGCGCCAAAGGTGGAGCTAAGAGCAATGCACGATGCTACTGAAGGTGGAATTCTAGGGGCTATTGATGAAATGGCGACGGCGGCAAATTGTGGCTTCATCGTAGATAATGAACTACTCCCTATTCATGGGGTTACGGCAAAAGTATGTGAAGTCTTTGAAATCGACCCGCGTTTTAGTGTAGGTGCGGGATCGATGATCATCGCTACAGCACCTAGTTGTGAAGATGCTCTTATTCATAATTTAGCAGATGCTGGTATAGCAGCTCAATGTGTTGGCTATTTCAAAAACGCGCCTACCGAGAAATATATCATTGAAAACGAAGAGAAAGTGCCTTTCCAATTTGATGGAAAAGATCCTTATTGGGAAGCTTTCTTCAAGGCATTAACAAACAAACTCACTTAAAATGACTGAATTTCCGAAAGGCATCTACTTGGTTGTAGACCCTCAAATGGAAACGGATGTACTCTTTGAAAACACTAGGCAAGCTTTAGAAGGTGGTGTTAATGTATTACAGATTTGGAATAACTGGCCTGAGTCTTATGATCAAGCTAGCAAAGTAGCATTTATCAATCAGCTTCTAGAATTAGCGAATTCCTATAACGTACCTGTTCTCATCAATAATGAATGGGAACTCATGCGCGAAACTGAGCTAGCTGGCGTTCATTTTGATGAAATTCCAGCAGATATAAAATCTATACGACTTCAAATACCCAGAACATTTTATGTAGGAATTACCTGTGGAAACGACCGTAAAAAAATTAGAGCGGTTCAAAATTTAGAAGTCGATTATATATCGTTCTGCTCCATGTTCCCCTCTTCATCTGTAGATACTTGTGAAATTGTTAATCCAGATAATGTGGCCTTTGCCCGACTTTATTCATCCTTACCCATTTTCGTTTCTGGTGGTATCACTCCAAACAACGCATCAAGCCTGATGGGATGTGGTGCGGATGGGATTGCGGTAATTTCGGGTATTTTAAACGCAGAAAATCCTAAAAAAGCAGCTGAAGCTTATCAAAAAGCACTAAAACACATATAATTATTATGCAAAAACAACTCCTTAAAAAACTATGCTGCCCAATAGATAAATCGGATTTAGAAGTTCAAATATTTACTGAGCAAGAAGACGAAATTCTTGAGGCGCTAATGACATGCCCTGAGTGCAATCGCTTTTTCCCTGTTATATATGGCCTCCCTATTCTTATCCCAGATGAGTATCGTGATTTTGATATGGAAGGTGAGGTATTAACACGCTGGGGTTTTATCTTAGATGAAAAATCAGAAACTCCTCAACTTTTACCTGAAGCTTCTACTACAGAATAGAAGATTTATATTGGGGAATACCTTTTACTCATATTGAGACAAGATGTCTAAATCATCCTTTATCATTCGCGAAGCTCAGCCGGAAGAACATCAAGCTCTTGGGGCCATCATGGTGGATGTATATAGCTCTTTAGAAGGGTTTCCCC harbors:
- a CDS encoding WD40/YVTN/BNR-like repeat-containing protein, with protein sequence MKITKLLLLVFLMVPLVAQAQKKTNKKNSSDIVLNEKHFNGLKWRNIGPFRGGRSVAVAGVVDQPLTYYMGTTGGGVWKTVNAGNTWKNISDGYFKTGSVGAIGVSESNPNIVVVGMGEHAARGVMTSMGDGVYKSTDAGKTWKHIGLDKTRHISDVIIHPTNPDIIFVSGQGAQYGPNEERGIFRTMDGGETWEKVHYVDENTGAVALSMDMTNPLILYAAMWEHRRYPWTMVSGGEKSGFYKSTDGGDTWKQLKNGLPKVMGKAGISVSRANPNRVYAVIEAKDDEAGVYRSDNAGMSWKLVNKDRNNVTRSWYYMEIFADPQDENVVYVLNAPTNKSIDGGVTFTNVPVPHGDTHDMWINPTDNQKMVHANDGGGNVSLDGARSWSTQQNQPTAQFYRVNTDNLVPYNVYGGQQDNSAIRIASRTTDGGIDWKDWESVAGCESAYAAFDPDNPVVVYGGCYQGIIGKWMEASKQEKPIKEYAELGLGIVPKDFKYRYNWNAPIISSPHDPSTIYHVGNVVFKTTNEGDSWEVISPDLTRNDKSKQGPGGGPFTNEGAGGENYNTIMYLVESPHEEGVLYVGTDDGLVHITRDGGTNWTNITPKGMPEGIVNSIEVSPHDPATAYMVMMNYKAMDLSNYIYKTDNYGKSWKKIVDGIEDEHTFTRVVREDPKRKGLLYAGTETGLYVSLNDGKKWERFQLNLPVVPINDLKFQDNDLVAATAGRSFWILDDVAALQNFKAKSDELAIFKPKDTYLFFNGASRSPLIGHNPPQGVTMDYYLPEVTDSTELTLEVLDGSTVIRSYSNKADTETKTWTGGPSKDPLLPAKKGYNRFTWNFHRESLPGVEGVFVLGDYNGARVAPGTYTLRLTQDGKTSETKVTVLPNPNIDTNPADYREQQRVLAEIADAVTDIHTSVNQMRSAKAQLETYAKLLKDHSGAEELLAKGEALIKRIDSWEQHLIQPKQKTFQDVINYHNQLNAKFIHLKGYVDAADPTVTLGAKERLADLQADWKVYERERDAIINNEMSEYNRMYKQLGLPAIIMD
- a CDS encoding M16 family metallopeptidase, producing the protein MNNQIKKLLVLIGVVGLIGACSQNKQADFTVNYEKMTLDNGLEVIFHKDESDPVTAVALTFHVGSAREKEGKTGFAHLFEHLLFLESENLGKGGLDKMSSRIGGSGANGSTSRDRTNYFQTVPNDALEKMIWAEADKLGYFINTVTEEVVAKEKQVVKNEKRQGVDNQPYGHVNYVVGKNLYPESHPYNWQVIGSLEDLQNATLADVKEFYRKWYVPNNATLVIAGDFDVAQAKEWVHKYFDEIPRGEEITPLPKQPVTLTETKELYYEDNFARLPEFRMVWPTVEQYHPDTYALDVLTQFLVDGKTAPFNQVLVEDKQLTSNVFMFSQNSEIAGETALIVRAYPNTDLDEVKIAVQEAFNKFEEEGISDKDLKRIKAGIETQFYNGLSSVLGKAFQLAQYNIFAGDPGYINKDIEYVLAVTKEDVMTVYEKYIKGKNYVATSFVPKGQKELIVEGSVPAEVVEEKIVQGAANEQFTLPASSEYEKTPSSFDRSVEPPYGDNPDVKVPDVWNTTLSNGLAVHGIENNELPIVQFRLEIDGGLMLEDPSKTGVSNLMAELMNKGTANKTPAELEEAINLLGATIRVSGGKEAITISGTTLTRNYDATMQLVEEMLLEPRWDETEFDLAKQSVLSNIAQQSANPNSIAASVYNKLLFGEGHIMSYDANGTTESVESITLDDLKAYYNNYISPSVADFMVVGDVNKSEAVAPLSSIEEKWASKEVEIPTFTAMSKPDQSKVYFYDVPNAKQSVIRFGYLAMPETHDDYYKATVMNYILGGGGFASRLTQELREGKGYTYGIGSGFNGSKNAGAFVISSGVRTNVTYESAAAVKEILENYPNTFSDKDLETTKSFLLKSNARRFETLGAKLNMLDDISEYGWEADYVSEREEIVKNITKEEISELAKKYANPNQMIYVVVGDAKTQFDRLERLGFGEPILITNQFKEGN
- a CDS encoding class I SAM-dependent methyltransferase: MSNLEKKQFGLTTKKVQKWKGRDEWFFNREHTDVYEDYYEGPYKRAEVWQKKVLGELLTKDERVKTLLEYGCGTTRFTRWWHNIGIEAMGADISPFMLSHAVKLFDGDLVWADSHHMPFKDHSFDALAFVATFAYYKDPIKVIQEAVRVGKYGVLFGIMNKNTPKLVRRRVQQAFGKNAYYETANFYTPKTLISTIHKALEGRNYTIEWTSTGLPKWFPVQQWGLPVGDFFSLYVKLTDVD
- a CDS encoding thiamine phosphate synthase, which codes for MTEFPKGIYLVVDPQMETDVLFENTRQALEGGVNVLQIWNNWPESYDQASKVAFINQLLELANSYNVPVLINNEWELMRETELAGVHFDEIPADIKSIRLQIPRTFYVGITCGNDRKKIRAVQNLEVDYISFCSMFPSSSVDTCEIVNPDNVAFARLYSSLPIFVSGGITPNNASSLMGCGADGIAVISGILNAENPKKAAEAYQKALKHI
- a CDS encoding AIR synthase-related protein codes for the protein MSAFVDQSGKVALSIFDDLFEGKFGKQRKEVLQGPKFGVDTSVIDLGSGQGLVVSSDPLSLIPSLGLKESAWLSVQLLVNDMATSGHAPQFAQFTLNLPPELSKDDFKTYWGYIHEFCSDVGVAITGGHTGQIPGQNSTIAGGGTMFLKAPLERIISSAGVSGGDAIIVTKQAAMTASSILAKSFPHTVKEHIGEALLHEAQDNFFRTSVLQEAQIAASTLAPKVELRAMHDATEGGILGAIDEMATAANCGFIVDNELLPIHGVTAKVCEVFEIDPRFSVGAGSMIIATAPSCEDALIHNLADAGIAAQCVGYFKNAPTEKYIIENEEKVPFQFDGKDPYWEAFFKALTNKLT
- a CDS encoding Trm112 family protein, whose amino-acid sequence is MQKQLLKKLCCPIDKSDLEVQIFTEQEDEILEALMTCPECNRFFPVIYGLPILIPDEYRDFDMEGEVLTRWGFILDEKSETPQLLPEASTTE